In Anaerolineae bacterium, the genomic stretch ATGCAACTAACGCGCGAATTAGTGGGGGTGGAGCCTGAACATCAACCGGGGCTGGATGTCCGGCCCCGGGTCTGGTACAACCCGGATATGCGCAGCGAGAATTTTATGGTACCGGGTGTGGTCGGTCTCATCCTGCAAATGCTTTCAATGATGATGACGGCTATGGCCATTGTACGAGAACGGGAACAAGGGACAATGGAACAACTCGTTGTTACCCCGATCCGCCCTTATGAACTTATCCTGGGTAAAGTGACTCCCTATGCCGTCATCGTTTTCATCAACGTCATTGGCGTGTTAACTTTAGCCGTACTCTGGTTCAAAGTGCCGATTCACGGCAGCGTGCCCTGGCTCTTGCTGCTGACGGCCTTTGCCATGATCACCACCCTGGCCCTGGGCCTGCTCATTTCAACCATAGCCCGTAGCCAGCAGGAAGCGATGCTGGTCACCTATCTCTTATTGATGCCTTCGATTTTTCTATCAGGCTATATCTTTCCGCTCGAAGCAATGCCAGCGGCCTTACGCTTTTTGAGCAACTTTGTGCCTTTACGCTATTTGTTGGTGGTCATTCGGGGCATCATCCTCAAGGGTGTTGGCCTGGAACTGCTACGACAAGAGATAATTATCCTGGGCATGTTCAGTATAGTTATCCTGGCCCTGGCAACAACCCGGTTTCAAAAGAAGCTGGAGTAACATCTGATTCGGAGATTTACCATGAACCGCTTAACAAAATTTCTCTTTCGAGTGGGCAAATATCCACCCCAACTTGTCTACGCTCTCGGCCTGGGGCCAATCTACGGGCGACTGGTTTTACTGCTGACCACCGTTGGCCGCAAGTCGGGGCAGCCGCGAGTCACGCCCTTGCAGTATGAAGAAATAGATGGAATTATTTACGTGGCTGCTGCGCGGGGACAGCAGGCCGATTGGTTTCGTAATATCGTGGCCAATCCAAAAGTTGAAGTGCGCGTTAAAGATAAACATTTTCACGGCCTGGCCGAACCCATCACCGACCCGGCCCGCATTGCCGATTTTTTAGAATTGCGCTTTGAACGTCACCCCCGGATGCTAGGCGTTATGTTTCGGGCGCAAGGCTGGTCGTCACGGCCCGACCGCGCCCAATTGGAACAGTATGCGGCCAATCGA encodes the following:
- a CDS encoding ABC transporter permease; translated protein: MYKEFLHMFRDLRMLSWLFLIPIVQLFLLAYAANPNVDHLRTAVLDLDHSTRSRDLLATYQASNYFDITHFPDDQATMGQLLDLGQIRAGLIIPAGFGDQLGRKERPQVKFIIDGSDPTVANAAYSAAQTVGQAISMQLTRELVGVEPEHQPGLDVRPRVWYNPDMRSENFMVPGVVGLILQMLSMMMTAMAIVREREQGTMEQLVVTPIRPYELILGKVTPYAVIVFINVIGVLTLAVLWFKVPIHGSVPWLLLLTAFAMITTLALGLLISTIARSQQEAMLVTYLLLMPSIFLSGYIFPLEAMPAALRFLSNFVPLRYLLVVIRGIILKGVGLELLRQEIIILGMFSIVILALATTRFQKKLE
- a CDS encoding nitroreductase family deazaflavin-dependent oxidoreductase, whose translation is MNRLTKFLFRVGKYPPQLVYALGLGPIYGRLVLLLTTVGRKSGQPRVTPLQYEEIDGIIYVAAARGQQADWFRNIVANPKVEVRVKDKHFHGLAEPITDPARIADFLELRFERHPRMLGVMFRAQGWSSRPDRAQLEQYAANRAMVVIRPVEN